In a single window of the Jaculus jaculus isolate mJacJac1 chromosome 9, mJacJac1.mat.Y.cur, whole genome shotgun sequence genome:
- the Faap100 gene encoding Fanconi anemia core complex-associated protein 100 isoform X3, which yields MACGASRVHYLEGFCCPVGGLAAGKPRVLCHEEKVFLSTGREFVYVYDLEGGLLTAVYQFPDQVWHLQLLAPRSALYVLCARRGIYCLSLDPPSRRSWSQASEDREDGDLPYPVICVDPDACVLPDAALCAFTVLDDVLVTLRQGPTQWKMQLFERPCLGEEPQPGGQLGEVELSTCTPPAGIPEKPEVPHFLPVLCCMSPPGSQAPRSRPQGCGYFTLEEVLFGLLFGADATLLQSPVILCGLPDGQLCCVVLKALVTSRSAPGDPKALVKILHHLEEPVVFIGAVRTELRAQEAAEGEVLPDEDVYSNCLVALGHHGRTLAIKASWNESGNVVPELREYCLPGPVLCAVCGGDGHMYHSTPSDLCMVDLTQGSTPWGPEKPDGTLGSLPSVLYPASLSICSVVTLCVSPQTPAGGTELLALSAKGRLMTCSLDLKSEVPGSARMTVANAGQKIKELLLDIGDVSERVSFLKKAVDQRNKALTSLNEAMNVSCALLSSREGTRPISCTTTITWSRLELRDTLLATCLLENGSGFTLDQGWTLCIQVLTSSSALNLDAAGSAITYTIPVDRLSSGSRREVTLPLGPNESGVLDLPVTVSCSLFYSLRDPVDTFLETCQALGSEPASSASLRAKYLPPSTASIRVSAELLRSALEDGHSGSPLCSATLQWLLAENAAVDIVRAQELSSIQGVAPDGTDIHLIVREVAVTDLSPAGPIQAVEIQVESSSLADICRAHHAIIKRMKTMVTEHAAHGSSPPDLRMQYLHQIHANHEALLREVQTLRDRLCTGDEENSCAAAQRLLQVYKQLRNPSLVLL from the exons ATGGCGTGCGGGGCTTCGCGCGTGCACTACCTGGAGGGCTTCTGTTGCCCAGTAGGGGGCCTAGCGGCGGGTAAGCCTCGCGTGCTATGCCACGAAGAGAAGGTCTTCCTGTCCACCGGGCGCGAGTTCGTCTACGTGTACGACCTGGAAGGCGGGCTGCTGACC GCGGTGTACCAGTTCCCCGACCAGGTGTGGCATCTGCAGCTCCTGGCCCCGCGTAGTGCACTCTATGTCCTGTGTGCACGCAGAGGCATCTACTGCCTGTCGCTGGACCCTCCGAGCAG AAGGTCTTGGAGCCAGGCTTCTGAGGACCGAGAGGATGGGGACCTCCCTTACCCTGTGATCTGTGTGGACCCAGATGCCTGTGTCCTTCCTGATGCTGCACTCTGTGCCTTCACTGTGCTTGATGATGTGCTGGTCACCCTGCGGCAGGGCCCCACCCAGTGGAAAATGCAGCTGTTTGAGCGCCCCTGTCTAGGGGAGGAGCCCCAGCCGGGAGGCCAGTTGGGTGAGGTGGAGTTGTCAACCTGCACCCCCCCAGCTGGGATTCCAGAGAAGCCTGAAGTCCCCCATTTCCTGCCAGTGTTGTGCTGCATGTCCCCGCCTGGCTCCCAAGCACCTCGCAGCCGCCCCCAGGGCTGTGGGTACTTCACGTTAGAGGAGGTTCTCTTTGGTCTACTCTTTGGAGCTGATGCCACCCTCTTGCAGTCACCTGTGATCCTGTGTGGTCTCCCTGATGGTCAGCTTTGCTGTGTGGTCCTGAAGGCCTTGGTCACCTCCAGATCAGCCCCTGGTGACCCCAAAGCCCTGGTCAAGATCCTCCATCACCTGGAGGAGCCCGTGGTCTTCATTGGGGCGGTGAGGACAGAGCTACGAGCCCAGGAAGCTGCAGAAGGAGAGGTGCTACCTGATGAGGATGTTTACTCCAACTGCTTGGTAGCCCTTGGTCACCACGGCCGGACACTGGCCATCAAGGCCAGCTGGAACGAATCAGGGAATGTGGTGCCCGAGCTTCGAGAGTACTGCCTCCCAGGGCCTGTGCTCTGTGCCGTCTGCGGTGGGGATGGCCACATGTACCACAGCACACCCTCAGACCTCTGCATGGTAGACCTGACTCAGGGAAGCACCCCCTGGGGTCCAGAGAAACCTGATGGGACCCTGGGGAGCCTGCCCTCCGTGCTGTACCCAGCCAGCTTGAGCATCTGCAGTGTTGTCACACTGTGTGTGTCACCACAGACGCCTGCAG GTGGCACTGAGCTCCTGGCCCTGTCTGCCAAAGGCCGCCTGATGACCTGCAGTCTGGACCTGAAATCTGAAGTGCCGGGTTCTGCCAGAATGACCGTGGCAAATGCAGGCCAGAAAATCAAGGAGCTGCTCTTGGACATCGGTGATGTCTCTGAGAG AGTGTCCTTTCTGAAGAAGGCAGTTGACCAAAGGAACAAGGCCCTGACAAGCCTCAATGAGGCCATGAACGTGAGCTGTGCCCTGCTGTCCAGCCGGGAGGGCACCCGGCCCATCTCGTGTACCACTACCATCACCTGGAGCCGCCTGGAGCTGCGGGACACGCTGCTGGCCACCTGCCTGTTAGAGAATGGTAGTGGCTTCACCCTGGACCAGGGCTGGACCTTGTGCATTCAGGTGCTCACCAGTTCCTCCGCCTTGAACCTGGATGCTGCTGGCTCGGCCATTACCTATACCATCCCAGTGGACAGGCTCAGCTCTGGCAGTCGGCGGGAGGTGACGCTACCCCTGGGCCCTAACGAGAGTGGCGTGCTCGACCTGCCGGTGACTGTGTCCTGCTCGCTCTTCTACAGCCTCAG GGACCCCGTGGACACCTTCTTGGAGACCTGCCAGGCCTTGGGCAGTGAGCCGGCCAGCTCTGCCTCTCTGCGGGCCAAGTACCTGCCTCCATCCACAGCCTCCATCAGGGTGTCAGCAGAGCTTCTCAGATCTGCCCTGGAGGATGGTCACTCAG GCTCCCCCCTGTGTAGTGCCACCCTGCAATGGCTCCTCGCAGAGAATGCTGCTGTGGACATCGTGAGGGCCCAGGAGCTGTCTTCCATCCAGGGAGTGGCCCCTGATGGCACTGACATTCATCTCATTGTCCGTGAG GTGGCTGTGACTGACCTGAGCCCTGCAGGCCCCATCCAGGCTGTGGAGATCCAAGTGGAGAGCTCCTCCTTGGCTGACATATGCAGGGCTCACCATGCCATCATCAAGCGCATGAAG ACAATGGTCACAGAGCATGCAGCCCATGGTTCCAGCCCGCCTGATCTCCGCATGCAGTATCTCCACCAGATCCATGCCAACCACGAG GCACTGCTCCGTGAGGTACAGACATTGCGTGACCGGCTGTGCACAGGGGATGAGGAGAACTCCTGTGCTGCAGCCCAGAGGCTCCTGCAGGTGTACAAGCAGCTGCGCAACCCCAGCCTTGTCCTACTGTGA